CAAGGCCCCCGCAACCTGGCCGAATGGCCGACTTCACCGCGTCGTGGCGCGTGTAGATAATCCGAATCATGGCTCTGCTCAAGATACTTAACTACCCGGACAAGCGGCTGAACAAGGTGGCGAAGCCCGTCGCCGTGGTGGACGACCGCATCCGCAAGCTCGTCGCCGACATGGCCGAGACGATGTACGCCGCGCCCGGCGTCGGCCTCGCGGCGACGCAGGTGGACGTGCACGAGCGCGTGATCGTCATCGACGTTTCGGACGCGCACGACGAACTGATGGTCTTCATCAATCCGGAAATCGTCTGGGCGAGCGAGGTCAAGAAGGACTGGGAAGAGGGCTGTCTGTCGGTGCCGGGCATTTACGACGTCGTCGAGCGGCCGGACCGGGTTCGCGTGAGGGCGCTCAATGAGAAGGGCGAGACGTTCGAGCTCGATTGCGAAGGGTTGCTCGCCGTGTGCGTGCAGCACGAAATCGATCACCTGGACGGGCACGTCTTCGTGGAATATCTGTCGCAACTCAAGCAGACGCGCATTCGCGGGAAGATGAAAAAGCTCGAAAAGGCGCTGTAACCGGCGGTACGATTCACGTTTTTGCAGGCGCGCCGAACGGCGCTTTCTCCGATGACTCAATCGCTGCGTGTCGTTTTCGCCGGTACGCCTGAATTCGCCGCCGCGGCCCTCGCGGCCATCCACGCGGCAGGCTTTCCGGTTCCTCTCGTTCTCACGCAGCCCGATCGCCCCGCCGGTCGCGGCATGAAACTGACCGCCAGTCCGGTCAAGCGTTTCGCGGTGGAGCACGGTCTGCCGGTCGCGCAGCCGACATCGCTCAGGCGTGCGGGCAAATACCCGGAAGAGGCGGCGCAAGCCATCGATTTGTTGCGCGCCACGCCGCACGATGTGATGGTCGTGGCGGCCTACGGCCTGATCCTGCCGCAGGAAGTGCTCGATATCCCGCCGCGCGGCGCGATCAATATTCACGCATCGCTGTTGCCGCGCTGGCGCGGGGCCGCCCCGATCCATCGCGCAATCGAAGCGGGCGACGCGCAAACGGGCATCACGCTCATGCAGATGGACGCCGGTCTCGACACCGGCGCCATGATCCGCGAAGTCCGCACGCCCATCCTTCCGGACGACACCACCGCCACGCTGCACGACCGGCTCGCGCAGATGGGCGCGGAACTGATCGTCGCGGCCCTGCGCGATCTCGAACGCGACGGCACGCTTCCCGCCACGCCTCAGCCCGAAGACGGCACCACCTACGCTGAAAAGATCGCGAAGCACGAGGCGGCGCTCGACTGGCGTCGCCCGGCGGACGAACTCGCGCGACAAGTCCGCGCGTTCGATCCGTTCCCGGGCGCTGCCGGCACGCTGGACGACACGGCGATCAAGATCTGGTCGGCGCAGCCGCTTAACGATGCGCACGGGCAGCAGCCGGGCGTCATTCTGGACGTCTCCGCGGAAGGCATCGTCGTGGCTTGCGGCTACGGCGCGCTCAAGCTGACGCAGCTACAGAAGCCGGGCGGCAAGCGGCTCGCGGCGCGCGAATTTCTGGCGGGAACGCCTCTGTCGAAGGGGCAACGTTTCGCCGTTCACGAAGACGCGCGCAGCATAGAATAAAAAGTCGCTCACGTTTCTCGGGGTCGCCATGCTCGGCATTACAGGTTTCGCCTTCTTTCTCGTCGCCGTGTTCCTGCTGAACGTCACGCCGGGGCCGGACACCGCGTACATCGTCGGGCGCAGCGTCGCGCAAGGGCGCGGCGCGGGCATTGTGTCGGCGCTCGGCATTTCGGCGGGATGCGTCGTGCATACGCTCGCCTGCGCGTTCGGCCTCACGGCGATCCTCGCGGCATCGGCGACGGCATTCACCGTCGTCAAGATCGCGGGCGCGATCTATCTGATTTACCTCGGCGTGCGGCTGATTTTCACGAAGCACGAGGCCGCGAGCGACGTGGCATCCGCCAAAGCCAGCGCCAGGACCGCGCCGAAGTCGCTGCGCCAGCTTTTCACGCAGGGCTTTGTCACCAACGTGCTCAACCCGAAGGTCGTGCTCTTCTTCGTCTCGTTTTTCCCGCAGTTCGTCGCGGCCGACAGCCAGCACAAAACGCTCGCGTTTCTCACGCTCGGCCT
The Caballeronia sp. M1242 DNA segment above includes these coding regions:
- a CDS encoding LysE family translocator, which produces MLGITGFAFFLVAVFLLNVTPGPDTAYIVGRSVAQGRGAGIVSALGISAGCVVHTLACAFGLTAILAASATAFTVVKIAGAIYLIYLGVRLIFTKHEAASDVASAKASARTAPKSLRQLFTQGFVTNVLNPKVVLFFVSFFPQFVAADSQHKTLAFLTLGLVFIAMSTVWNSFVAWIAGSVTQRFSGKPGVKKWLDRGVGGAFVGLGIKLATSHR
- the def gene encoding peptide deformylase gives rise to the protein MALLKILNYPDKRLNKVAKPVAVVDDRIRKLVADMAETMYAAPGVGLAATQVDVHERVIVIDVSDAHDELMVFINPEIVWASEVKKDWEEGCLSVPGIYDVVERPDRVRVRALNEKGETFELDCEGLLAVCVQHEIDHLDGHVFVEYLSQLKQTRIRGKMKKLEKAL
- the fmt gene encoding methionyl-tRNA formyltransferase is translated as MTQSLRVVFAGTPEFAAAALAAIHAAGFPVPLVLTQPDRPAGRGMKLTASPVKRFAVEHGLPVAQPTSLRRAGKYPEEAAQAIDLLRATPHDVMVVAAYGLILPQEVLDIPPRGAINIHASLLPRWRGAAPIHRAIEAGDAQTGITLMQMDAGLDTGAMIREVRTPILPDDTTATLHDRLAQMGAELIVAALRDLERDGTLPATPQPEDGTTYAEKIAKHEAALDWRRPADELARQVRAFDPFPGAAGTLDDTAIKIWSAQPLNDAHGQQPGVILDVSAEGIVVACGYGALKLTQLQKPGGKRLAAREFLAGTPLSKGQRFAVHEDARSIE